AGAAGTTCCGTTGCTGGTTCATGGTCTTGGTTCTGAGTTGAACGTGCCCCGCTTGTTGTCTGCAGAATTGCAGATCGTTTGAGCACTTCAAAGCGGGACTGTGCGCTGATAAGATCACCCGTAGCGGCCACGATTCGAGAATTGTGGGTTTCGAGGGCCTCGACGATGCGGCGCTGTTCTGAAAGCGGGGGGATCGCTACCTGGAGTTGGTCGAATTTAGGCCGAGTGATGTGGATCATTCCAGATCCGTGACTTGACGCCAGCAGTTCGTTGATCTTGTATTCGAGTAGATAAAACAGAAAATATTTGTCGATGAATGGTCTGACCTTAAAGATGTGTTGGTTTAGGGCGGCTTCCGGTCCTCTCCAGATATGTGCACCCAGGGTGGCCGCCCATGAAATCAAGAGATCTCCGGAATTGACTTTATGACGCTCCTGCAGCTCGTCTGCGTAGTAATTGAATTTCTGTCCGGATCCGGTAAGGTTCTGGATTCGGATAATCGGGCGTCCTGAATCAGACCATTCCGACTTCTTGAATCCTCGGCCGTTGATGTATTCGCCAAGTTCTCCCAATTGGGCCCAAACCCACCCCGCCGGAAGTTCCACATCACTCAACCCGCTCAAGCCAACTCTCGATTCAACTCACTCAACAACGACCGCACATCCCGCTCCGGGAACGCGCGTTGGAACCCGAGGCCGGAACCCTTGCCCTTGAACGGCTCGGCGTTGAACTCGGCCGGGCTGATCCCGACGTCGCTGGCCACCACATCCCGGATGGAGCGTAGCCACCACAGCTGCTCGGGGGTGAACTCGGCCCCGGCCTGCTGTTGCCGCAGCAACCAGGCCTCGAACCGCTCCTCGACACTCGCCCGGTAGGGCCGCAGCTCCTGGTCGACGCCCAATTCGTAGCGGATCAGCGAGATCAGGTCGGGCACGTCAGCATCCCGATTACCGGCGGCCACCGAGGCGCCCAAATCCTCGTAGTACGCCCACAACACCTGCGGCGTCCACGCATACTGCGGGCGGCGGATCTCGGCTGCCAGCTCTTTGAGCGCGTCATAGGCCTGGCCCGGCGAGACCGATCGCGGGCTTGCCACCGCGAGGTCGACGGCGGCGATGCGGTCGCGTTCCTCACGCAGCAGCCGACTCCACCGGTCGATCTGTTCCCTGGCCCGCTCCTCGCGTGGGATCTCCGCGACCTCGGTCACCTCGACGGCGGTGAACTCGTCGAACACGTAGTCCTTGTCCCGGCGGATCTCGATGATGTGCCGTCGCAGCTCCGGGTTTTTCGTGAGCGGCGCGACGGCGTCTTCGATCAGCTTGCGTGCCGCCGCCGGGCCGCCCTCGGCCTGGGCTCGGTCCTGCCGGTCCGGGTCGGCCGCCGTCACGATGGCGCCTGCGATCTGGGAGAGGGTCCGGCCGTGTGCCGCCTTGGTGAGCTGATCGCGTTCCTCGTCGGTCAGCTGTTGGTTCAGCCGCGCCAGCCTCCCGGCCAGGATCTCGGCCTCGCTGACGTTGATCGACGCCGTGCCCGCTTTGTCCAGCAGTTTGGCCAGGGAAATCTGGCGCTCGCCTGCGGGTACCAGTGGCTTCGCATCCACCAGGGATGATTCGGTCACCCCCACCGCGTCCACTAGTACGAAGCGGGTCTTGCGTACCGAGTCGTCGGCGTCGGGAGTCACCTCCTGCAGCTCGGTCGGGTCGATCGTTCGCGCGCCTCGGCCCTTCATCTGCTCGAACAGCACCGCACTGCGCACATCGCGCAGGAAGATCACACATTCCAAGGCCTTGACGTCGGTGCCGGTGGCGATCATGTCGACCGTGATGGCAACCCGCAGCCGAGGAGAGGTTCGTAGTGCTCGAATCAGATCGTCGGGGTTCTCGCCTGCCTGCCTGCTCTTGTAGGTGATCTTCTTCGCGAAGTCGTCGCCACGACTGAAGACCTCCTTCACCTGAGCCAAGACGTCCTCGGCGTGGTCCTCACCGACGGCGAAGATCAGGGTCTTGGGCAATTCGCTACGGCCGGGGAACCAACGCCGCCAGTTGTCTCGGTAGGCGACGAGCACCGCCCTGATCTCGTCGACAGTCACGACCGAGCGGCCGATCTGCCCGGTCGTGTAAGAGAAGTCGTCGTCGAGTTCCTGGTAACGCTGCCGGCGCGTCTTGCGGTCCTTAACCCGCACCGTCGTCCCGGCGTCGATGGTGGCCCCGCCTGCCTCCCGTAGATCGGTCCGCATCCGCACCACGTCGAAATCGACGTTCACCCCGTCGCCCACCGCCTGCGGATAGGTGTACTCCGACACCAGGTTGCGGCCGAAGAATCCGAGTGCCTGCACAGTCGGGGTCGCCGTCAAACCCACCATGTGTGCGTCGAAGTATTCCAGCACGCCACGCCACAGACCGAAGATGGAGCGGTGACACTCGTCCACGACGATCAGGTCGAAGGATTCGATCGGAACCTCTTCGTTATAGTCGACCTCGATGGGTTGATCGGTCTCGTAGGTGTCTTGGTCCGTCGAGGCGGCATCGGTCTCGTCGTCGGGCAGGGTTTCCCCACGCAGTAACGAGTACATGCGCTGGATGGTGCAGATGACCACCGACGAGGTGTCCTGGAGTCCGGCGGGCCCCAGCCGGTTGATGTTGTAGAGATCCGAGAGCTTGCGGCCGTCGTCGGGCGTGGTGAACTTGCAGAACTCGTCGTATGCCTGCTTACCGAGGTTGTTGCGGTCGACGAGGAACAGCACTCGGCGTGCCCCGGCGTGCTTGAGCAACCGATAGGTCTGGGCTACTGCGGTGAAGGTCTTGCCCGCTCCCGTCGCCATCTGGATAAGACCGCGCATCCGGTCCTTAGCCAGTGAATCCTCCAGGCCGGTGATTGCGTCCACCTGGGCCAGGCGCAGGCCGTTCTCCTCCAACACCGGCAGCGTGCGTAGCGCTGCCCGCAGTGTCGGGGTTGCGGGCGACTCGTCTGCACGGCGCATCCATGCGGCGATCGTCTCCGGGCGGTGGAACCAGAACACCACCCGAGATCGGGCATCGGGGTCGAGACGGTTGATGAAGTAGGTCTCGGTGCCGGTCGTCGCATAGCGGAACGCGAAGGGTTCGTCCTCCCGCCAGACAGCCAGGCGGTGCTCTTTGAGGACACCGGCGGCATAACGGTCGTTCTGCTCGACGGCACTGGAGAGGGGGTCGCCCTCCCGCTTGGCCTCGATGACGCCGACGATCCTGCCGTCGACGTAAAGCACGTAGTCTGCGCGCCCGGTGGCCAAACCGAACTCCCTGACCGCTACACCGTGCGCTGCCCGAGGATTGACCCGATCGCGATCTTGGACGGCCCACCCCGCAGCGTGGAGCATCTTGTCGATAGCTGTGCGGGCCTGGACCTCGTTGAGCGGTGCGGGCCGTTGCGCGCGGGAGATGATCGCATCGCGTCGGACCGTGTCGACCTTGCGCGGCGCACGGCGTGCGGCGTCGTATTCGGCCTCCTGCTCGGTGCGCAGCGCTTCGACCTGCGTGGTCAACTGCTCGATCTGCCGGAGCAGCCGACTCTTGTTCGCGTCGGCGCTGGCAATCAGGTTCTCAGCCTCGGCTCGCGCTCTGCGCTCGGCCTCCAACGCCGTCGAAGACTCGGCCAGCCGCGTTCTAGCGTCGGTCAACGCCTTGCGGTGGAACCCCAAGGCTTCGCGTAGCTCAGCCAGTTCGGCCGGGTCCGTGACGTGTGCACCCGGCGCTGGATCGGTGGGAGGCACGAACTCGGCTACCGTCCGACGGCCCTCGGTGGCGTCGTGGAACCATAGCCCGAGCTTGTAACACACCCGTACCGCGCTCAAGGCCCGCGTGGTATCGAAGAGATGCCGGTGCGCGGCGACGTTGCGATCGCGCCGCAGCCGATCGAAATCCTCCCGTATTCCGCTGACCAGCACGCCTTCCCTGACCAATGCCGCCAGCCTGTCGATCTGGCGATCTCCGTCTACCCGGATGCCGATCCGGGTGATCAGTTCCTCAGCGAGCACTTCGCCGAACTGACCGGCCTGAACGAGCGAGGCATTCGGATTGCTGAAGACGGTGGCCTCGGCGAGTGCGCCGTAGACAGCCAACAACGGCTGATGCTGGTAGAGAACCGCGAAGTTCGGTGAGCCCTTTGCAAGATCACGAAGCCGGTCGTCCACGAGTCACCTCCTTGCCCGTGCAACGACTGGCGAAACCCGGATAATGCGTGTTCGCCGGTCGCGCAAGCCCCAACGCGAAGGGCCCGATCTTACTTGTGGGGAGGTATCGTCGGGCCGTATCTCTACAGGACATGTCGTGCTTCACCGCCATCACCACTGAGTTCGGTGTCAATCCGATGGCATCACCCCAACGCCGGTTCGGTGCAGACGAAGATGGTCAATCCCGTCTGCGGGCGGCGAGCGATCACCGAGGAACTGGCGGAGTGGATCCTGGATCGGCTGTGATGTCGGATAGCTAGGCGTGGGTGCAGCGCTTCGGCCGGATCTGAGCGGGACCGGAGAGCTCACTCACTCGTGCGGATCATCTCTGCACCGATCAACCCTGCTCGTCGACCAACTCCAGCCGAGGTGAGGGCGACTCTCGCGTCTGGATCCGCAGTTCGGAGCTGTAGTCTCCGTCCACGAGATTGTCGGGCCTGGTGTAGACAGCGCGTTGCACCTCGCCATCGAGGGTGAAGACCAGGATGTGGCCTCGGATCCCGAAGAGTTCGTCCATGTCGATCGGTGCACCGACGGCGCGTTCGACGAAGTCTCGACTGACCGGATGGTGGAACACCCGGACCCGGTCCCACTGCCCGTCCGTGAGATCACGAAGCCGCGCGGACCCGCCATCCCGGTGCAGTTGGGCGATCCGCTGGGATAGTTCCCGGTCCTCGCGCAATTGCACTCCCTCCTCGGTTCCTTGTCCCATCAGCAGCACGGCTGTGACGGCGGCCAACACCACCGCAGCGATGACGACCAGCAGTGTCCGACGCCGCGGCCTTCTCACTCGGTCAGTTGCCATAGGTCCCGTAGTTCTCGCCGTCGCCGCCAGGGTTGTAGCCGCCGGAGGTGTTCTCCCCGTAGCTGGGATCGCCGGGATCAGGCCCACCGACATGCGGGAGATCATCGGCGGTACCGCTCTGTCCGATCTCCACGTTGTCGCTGTGGGTGAGCCTGCCATCGGTCTCGACCACGATTAGATCCCCGTCGTACACGGCCTGCTCGATCAACTCGGCCAACTCCTCCGGACCGGCATCGGGATGCGCGGCGGCAATCTGCCTGCCGACTTCGTTGTTGTGCAGATCCATCGATTGAGAGCTGGCCGGATTGTCGGGGACACGTTCATGGGCGGTCGCATACTCGGCGGCCCAGTCTTGGCCGAACCGATTGGCCAGCATGGCATTCCAGTACGCGTGCCGGAACGCGTCCGAGTGCCCATCGGTGGAGCCTGCGCCGTCGAACACGTTCTCAGCGTCGTGCAGCGCCGTCCGATAGATGTCGTAGGCATCTTTAGCACCCAGTACGCCGATATCCTCCAGCATTCGGGCCTCGCTTGCTGTCATCTCTATCGGCGACCGGCCGAACAATTCCATGGCCCAGCCTGCGAGTCCCGCTGGAAACATGACCATGCCATCGGGGTCGACGGAGACCTGGTAGTCGTCGAGTAGCTGTCGGTGCAGGTCAGCCGCGTCAGGGCCTAACCGCCGCTGACAGGTGACATCGACACGTCATGAACGATCTCGCCGTGACGGTCATGGCCCGTGGCCAGAGTTCGCCGACGTCGGTGAGAAACCGACCTACTGATATCTTCGGCCAATGTTCACCGAGGCTGATCTTGCTCGGCGCGCTCGGGTCTATGCCGCACTGCCGGAGTACCGCAGACGGCTGCTCGCAGTGGATCCGCTGCCCGGTGCGTTCGTGGGCTCGGCGGGCCTGACCGACCACGAGTTCCAGCTGTTCTCCCAGAACGGCGAGGACGGCGTGCTGCTGGAGATCCTGCGGCGGGTCGGGGTCACCGACGGCAGCTTCGTCGAATTCGGTGTCGAGACCGGTCGCGAGGGCAACTGCATCGCGCTCGCCGACGTCGCGGGGTGGCGCGGGCTCTTCCTGGAGGGCGATGGCGCCCACAACCATCACCTGCACCAGAAATACCAATGGAACAACCGAGTCCGCACGCTGCACGCCATGGTCACCCCGGATCGCATCGAGGAACTGTTCCGGTTAGGCGAGGTTCCCGCCGAACCCGACGTGGTCTCGATCGACATCGACGGCGGCGACTACTGGGTCTGGGAGGCGTTGACCCGCTTCCATCCCCGGGTCGTGGTGATCGAGTACAACTCGGCGCTCGACCCGAATCGAGCGTTCGTGCAACCGAGGGACACCCCGCCCTGGGACGGCACCGCGTTCTTCGGGGCCTCGCTCGGTGCATTGGTGGCCCTGGGGGAACGGAAGGGATATCGATTGGTGCACTGCGAACTGGCCGGCGTCAACGCCTTCTTCGTCCGCGCCGACCAGGCGGGCGAGTTCCCGGCACCGGCCGAGGTGCAGCGGCGCGGACCCAATTACTTCCTCACCTCCCACGGCCATCCCGCCGACCACGCTGGTCGCGCCTACGTGGAGCTGTAGACCGACAGGCCGCCGTGGCCTGCCGACCACTGCCACACCACATCCCACGGACTGTGCGAAGTCGGGCAAACGGGGTAACGACCAGGACTCGATGGGCTACGGTGGCGCCCGGTTCGTGCAGGTACACCCGCTGAGAAGACTGAGATGGCTGAGATGGCTGACAGGCCCCTGCCACGCGCGGCGCGCAGGCAGGCGGCGGATCACCGACCACCCGAGGTGCCGGACGAGGGCGCATCGGGTGCTGGAGCAGCTACTCGGATCGGCGGTCGGCGTCGGCGCAGGGAAGCCGAAGCCGCAGCCGAAGCGGCCGGCTTCGTCGAGCCCGGTGGGTTCATCCCGCCGGAGACCAGGGGCAGGCGAGCCCCGGCCGACGGCGAAACCAGCGGATCGTGGAGCGAGCCCGGACACGACGCCGAGCCAGGTGGGTTCGTGCCACCGGCTCCGCCTGCTTTTCCGGATTCCTTGGACTCGGGCGAGTTCGCCGTCCGGCAGCGCCCGATACCGCTGCCGCCGGGCGGCAGGCGGCGCCGGGCCGAACCCCCGACACCGGACGAGCAGCCGTGGCCGGAGCCGGGCGCCGAGCCTCGCCGACGCCAGCCGACACCACCGCCGGAATCGGCCGAGCGGCCCGAAGCGCGCCGGCGTGCGGCAGAACCACAACCCCAGCGTGCGGCCGAACCCCGGCGTGGTCCACGACCGATGGAGGGCCGCCCACCGGGACGGTCCCCGGAGCGCGATGACGTCCATCCACCGCCGGAGATACGCGAAATCGGCGCCGTGCGCGACGGAGGACGTCGCCGTCGCGCCGTCATGGAACCCGAATCGGCCGAGGAATCCGCACCTCGGCTGCCCTCGGGATTCCAGGACACCGACGTCCATCGCCGCCCGCCTCGGCGTTCCCCGAATGCCGAAGCACCGAATGCCGTAGCACCGAATGCCGTAGCACCGAATGGCGTAGCACCGAATGGCGCAGCACCGAACGGCGGAGCGCCGAACGGTCGCCCTGCTCCGCCCGACGTCCACGGCACACCTCCGCCGGGTCCGATACCCACCCGACCACCGCGACCGAACCCGGCCGATCCCGCCGCGCGGCGCCCGACCGGGCCCCGGCGATCGCCGGATGCAGCGGGCTCCGCCATGGCCGAGGCACCTGCACCACCATCGAGGGGCGAGGTGCGTCCGCCGCGACCCGCCCCGCGTCGCGAGCCCACCGAACAACCGCAACGGCCGCCGCCCCGACCCCGTCGGATACCGCCGCCGAGCCCGGCCGAGGCGACCGTCCGACTGCCCAAGACCCAACCGGCCGCCGAGCAGCCGCCCTCGGACGAACCCGAGAACGAGACCGTCGTCATCCCGGCGGTGGTCGGCGACCGTCCTGCGGCGGCGCCCAAACGGCCCGGCCGGATCGTCTTCATCGACATCGTGCGCGCCGTCGCCGCCTTATGGGTCTTCTACGGCCACGTCGACATCCTCTTCCTGCAAGAAGAGGTCGGCTACACCTGGTTCACCTCCAGCTTCAACTACTTCGTCGGCCCGCCGCTGCACCTCGCGGAAGAGGGCATCGGTGCGGCAGCCGTGCCACTGTTCTTCCTGGTCAGCGGGTTCATCATCACGCCCATCGCCCTGAAGATGGGTGGCGGACGGTTCATGACCAACCGGCTGATGCGGCTGTATCCGCCGCTGATCGCCGCCGTGTCGATCGCCGTGATCTTCGCCGCGTTCGGACTGTCGCCCCTGATCCTGCGCAGTCTCCCCGACATCACCGTGGGGACCGTCCTCAGCAACATGACATTGATCAACTTCTTCCAACGTCCGCTGGGTGCGTTCGTCGGGGTCGCCTGGACGTTGGCCGTCGAACTGCTCTTCTGCATCCTGCTGGCGGCGATGCTGCCGCTGCTGCGCCGCTGGATCTGGGCGGCGCTCGCGGTGGAGATCGTGATCATCGTCGGACTGATCCTGCTCGGCGACCTGCTCGGCGGCACCTTCGGCGTCTTCGCCTCCGAGCTGCCGTACCTGCTGGCGCCGATCATGGGCCAGGCCATCTGGGCGGGATGGAACGAGAAGATCCCCGGCTGGCTGGCGGGCTCCTATCTCGCGGTGTGCTGGGGCCTCTACGTGTGGACCTCGCACCTGGATCTGGCCGACGACTATGTGCTGCGGCCCGCGCCGATGGCCTTCGGCCTGCTGATCATGCTGGTCGGAGTGGGCATGGAATCCCGGCTCCGACAGCGCGCGATCTGGACGTGGTTGTCCGATCGAAGTTTCTCGCTCTATCTGATGCACGCCGTGGTGGCGTTCCCCGTGATGCGTGGCCTGGTCAACGTGGTGCCGCTGTGGCTGACCCTGTTGTTGGGCGTGGCGGCCACGGTGCTGGCCGTCGAACTGTGCTTCCGCTTCGTGGAGAACCCGAGCCACAACCTGGCCCGCAAGCTCTCCCGAAGAGCGAAGAAGACCTAGTACCAGCGCCGAACGCGGGCCCACCAAGGACCCGCGTTCGGCAGGCATTCCAGGTCAACCCGTGCTGTAACTGTGTTCGTGATGCACGGCTCGCTCGGCGAGGAACTGGTCGAAGCCGATCTCGCCCTCGGCATGATCCGGGGTCAGATGCTCGCCTCGGCGCAGGGCGCTCGCGATCGCGCCGGGCATCGGCATCCCGACCACCCGGGTGTCCCGGCCCTCCGAGTCCAAGGTGCTGCGGGCCAGTTCGACCAGGCTTCGAACCTCGGGGCCACCGATCTCCGGGGTACGTCCGGCCGGGCCCTTCTCCACCCACTCGACCAGCCGTCGCGCCACGTCCCGCACGTCGATCGGCTG
This Actinoalloteichus hymeniacidonis DNA region includes the following protein-coding sequences:
- a CDS encoding type I restriction endonuclease subunit R — protein: MDDRLRDLAKGSPNFAVLYQHQPLLAVYGALAEATVFSNPNASLVQAGQFGEVLAEELITRIGIRVDGDRQIDRLAALVREGVLVSGIREDFDRLRRDRNVAAHRHLFDTTRALSAVRVCYKLGLWFHDATEGRRTVAEFVPPTDPAPGAHVTDPAELAELREALGFHRKALTDARTRLAESSTALEAERRARAEAENLIASADANKSRLLRQIEQLTTQVEALRTEQEAEYDAARRAPRKVDTVRRDAIISRAQRPAPLNEVQARTAIDKMLHAAGWAVQDRDRVNPRAAHGVAVREFGLATGRADYVLYVDGRIVGVIEAKREGDPLSSAVEQNDRYAAGVLKEHRLAVWREDEPFAFRYATTGTETYFINRLDPDARSRVVFWFHRPETIAAWMRRADESPATPTLRAALRTLPVLEENGLRLAQVDAITGLEDSLAKDRMRGLIQMATGAGKTFTAVAQTYRLLKHAGARRVLFLVDRNNLGKQAYDEFCKFTTPDDGRKLSDLYNINRLGPAGLQDTSSVVICTIQRMYSLLRGETLPDDETDAASTDQDTYETDQPIEVDYNEEVPIESFDLIVVDECHRSIFGLWRGVLEYFDAHMVGLTATPTVQALGFFGRNLVSEYTYPQAVGDGVNVDFDVVRMRTDLREAGGATIDAGTTVRVKDRKTRRQRYQELDDDFSYTTGQIGRSVVTVDEIRAVLVAYRDNWRRWFPGRSELPKTLIFAVGEDHAEDVLAQVKEVFSRGDDFAKKITYKSRQAGENPDDLIRALRTSPRLRVAITVDMIATGTDVKALECVIFLRDVRSAVLFEQMKGRGARTIDPTELQEVTPDADDSVRKTRFVLVDAVGVTESSLVDAKPLVPAGERQISLAKLLDKAGTASINVSEAEILAGRLARLNQQLTDEERDQLTKAAHGRTLSQIAGAIVTAADPDRQDRAQAEGGPAAARKLIEDAVAPLTKNPELRRHIIEIRRDKDYVFDEFTAVEVTEVAEIPREERAREQIDRWSRLLREERDRIAAVDLAVASPRSVSPGQAYDALKELAAEIRRPQYAWTPQVLWAYYEDLGASVAAGNRDADVPDLISLIRYELGVDQELRPYRASVEERFEAWLLRQQQAGAEFTPEQLWWLRSIRDVVASDVGISPAEFNAEPFKGKGSGLGFQRAFPERDVRSLLSELNRELA
- a CDS encoding acyltransferase family protein — encoded protein: MRPPRPAPRREPTEQPQRPPPRPRRIPPPSPAEATVRLPKTQPAAEQPPSDEPENETVVIPAVVGDRPAAAPKRPGRIVFIDIVRAVAALWVFYGHVDILFLQEEVGYTWFTSSFNYFVGPPLHLAEEGIGAAAVPLFFLVSGFIITPIALKMGGGRFMTNRLMRLYPPLIAAVSIAVIFAAFGLSPLILRSLPDITVGTVLSNMTLINFFQRPLGAFVGVAWTLAVELLFCILLAAMLPLLRRWIWAALAVEIVIIVGLILLGDLLGGTFGVFASELPYLLAPIMGQAIWAGWNEKIPGWLAGSYLAVCWGLYVWTSHLDLADDYVLRPAPMAFGLLIMLVGVGMESRLRQRAIWTWLSDRSFSLYLMHAVVAFPVMRGLVNVVPLWLTLLLGVAATVLAVELCFRFVENPSHNLARKLSRRAKKT
- a CDS encoding DUF6973 domain-containing protein — its product is MTASEARMLEDIGVLGAKDAYDIYRTALHDAENVFDGAGSTDGHSDAFRHAYWNAMLANRFGQDWAAEYATAHERVPDNPASSQSMDLHNNEVGRQIAAAHPDAGPEELAELIEQAVYDGDLIVVETDGRLTHSDNVEIGQSGTADDLPHVGGPDPGDPSYGENTSGGYNPGGDGENYGTYGN